In Panicum virgatum strain AP13 chromosome 5K, P.virgatum_v5, whole genome shotgun sequence, the genomic window TAGGCAAATTCACAATCTCCCATGTGCCATTCTTTTCAAGGGACTGCATGTCCTCCTACATAGCTGAGATCCACTTGTCCTTATCAACAGAATCAATGGCTTCAGTATAAGTTGCTGGCTCACTAGCATCCTCCACCtgttcagcacaactcaaagcataataaGTCAAATTACACTCCTCAATTAAATGATTTGGAGGTCCACAACTCCTCTTTGACTTGCGAAGAGCAATGGGTACATCTAGATCCTCCTCTTGCTGCAAAACAGACTGTGAAACTGGAGGTGATTGCTGAACAGTATCAGGAACATTGTTTGAAATATTATTATCAACAACTTTATTTTCCTAGTCATCCATAAACTCCACCTGCACACTGACTTATGGCTGTAATTTTTCAACTAAAGCATCGTCTGTGGTCAAGCTGTCTGTAAACATCacacacttattgaaaacaacacTTCTGCTCATGAAATTCTTTCTAATTTCAGGATTTcacaatttatatcctttgactcctgaaccataaccaagaaacagaacatttaatagctctaggctctaatttttcattatcaacatgagcataagcagtgcagccaaaaactctAAACTGTGAGTaatctgcaggtgtaccagaccaTACCTCAATAGGAGTCTTCTTGTTGAGTGGAATAGAAGGCGACCTGTTGATCAAATAGCATGCCGTGTTAGCAGCCTCCGCTCAAAAACGCTTGCTCATGCGGGCGTTGGAcagcatgcaacgagccttcgagaTGATGGTTCTGTTCATGCGCTCGGCCACACCATTCTATTGCGGAGTGTATAGGATGGTGTGATGTCTAACAATGCCTTCCTTCTTGTAATAATCATCAAAAACATCTGAACAGAATTCTCCATCATTATCAGTCCGAAGTACCTTGACTTTCTTTTCAATTTGCCTTTCTATCATGACTTTCCACTCTATAAAAGCAGTAAAGGTATCATCTTTGtttttcagaaaataaggccacactcttctagagtaatcatcaataatggtaaGCATATAACGAGCACCACCAAATGAAGGTTTATGAGAAGGACCCCATAAATCAGCATGTATATAATCAAGTGTACCTTTTGTGGTATGAACAAAGGTATTGAATTTTACCCTCTTGTGCTTACCAAAGACACAATGCTCGCAGAATTCTTGCCACTCAAGATGCAACCATCCAGAAGGTTTTTCTTCATCAATTCTGCCGTGCCAAGCTCACTCATATGTCCAAGACGCATATGACAAAGGTCAGTCTTACTAGGTTCAGAATTATTAACAGCAGCAGTAGCGGAAACAGAACCATGCGCAGTACTACCTCtgagaacatataaatttgaagcATTGAGATCACCCGGCAAACATACAAGAGAACCTTTTGATACCTTTACAACTCCACCTGAACCAATGTATTTGAGCCATTCTTTGTCAAGTGTGCTCAATGAGATtatatttcttttcatccctggTATATGTCTCACATTCTTCAGTGTGcgaatcatgccatcatgggtCTTGATCTGAACAGAACCGATGCCCACAATCTCACACGGATTATCATCTCCTATACGCACAAAATCTCCATTCTGCAAAGGCTCATATGAACTGAACCAATCTCTGTTAGTGCACATATGAAATGAACATGCAGAATCAAGTATCCATTCATCATGATCAGCAATACAACCAGCAAAGACAACCAGGCAATCTGATTCAGAATTATcagcagcagaagcaacactagccttaccatcagaattattttttctcttcttcttattCTGCAATTTCCAACATTCTTCAATGTTGTGCGATTTCTTTTTGCAGTACTTACAGAATTTCTTCTTGAGACCTTTAGACTGGAAGCGGCCTCTACCATCATTGCTCTTTAAATGATCGTTGTTGTCGCTCGATGATCTATGCTCAGATCTGCCTCTAACATGCAAAGCGTCGCACCTTGAGGACGATCCATCAACCCGCACAATGCCTTTCATCTTTTCCCTGGACTGGAGTGCCTCGCAGACTTCAGCAAGGGTTAGCTCATCACGGCTTAATAATATGGTGTCACAGAAACTTGCATACGAATTGGGCAAAAAGCATAACAAAAGAAGACCTAAGTCTTCATCATCATATTCGACCTCCATCGACACTAGGTCGGCAACGATCTCTTTGAAGACAGATAGGTGACTCAGCACTGAGTCACCCTCCTGCATCTTAAGCGTGAacagcttcaacttcatatgcaTCTTACTGGTTAGATCCTTGGACATGCAGATCGATTCCAGTTTGAGCCAGAGTTCTGCAGCATGTTTTTCCTGCAGCACTTCTTGCAAAATATCATTAGACAAGTGAAGCTGAATTAGAGATAGAGCCTTACGATCTCACCGCTTTTCCTCAGTGGTCCactcattcttcttcttcttcccgaagCCTTCCAGCGCCTCATCAAGATCCTGAGATTGCGCCAGAATAGCTCACATCTTGACTTGCCATAGCGAGAATCTCGTCTTGTAATCCATCGGCGGTAGATCATACTTCGTCGATTCCATCGCGGAACCCTAACCaaagctctggtaccacttgttatAAACGACGACAAAGAAACGGTTAAGAACAACAAGATCAAAACCACAGGAGACACGAgaatttaacgtggaaaacccttCCAATGCGAAAgggaaaaaccacgggcgccagccagcaaatcttcactatatcggatgtgtgtttacaacgcctagcggcggcttacaagaggaataatcgGATTGATgttctccggtgaagcctatgtgttagatatataggagagtcacatggtctcctcaacttccaCTAGCAATGTGAGATTAAAAATTTGCATCACATGGACCTTTGGGATTTATTGGAATAATTGAAATATTTAATGGgtcaagcccaaattccaacaatctcccaccagaatttggatcacagtATAACACCCTTGGGTGTCTAAGTACCGTTGGATCGAGCTTTTACGGCCCAGATTAGACTCATCGCGGGAGGCGTCTTCCTCCTCGGGCTaacagcggcggcgcgagcgccgaGCGACACATGCTTGTGTAAATTCGTCGCTCCGATCATCCTACGACGTTCGATCATCCTACGACGGTGGCCCGGGGCCTCTGTGTGTGTGCGTCTCTGCCCCCGTAAGCTAGCTGGAGCTTTAGCAGACAGAGCTCTCATCCATAGCGGCGAATTTTTGTACGACGTACCACGGTAGCAGGCCGCAGGCGGTGTCCATGGCGGCGTGAGCACAGCAGCTGCTAATCTGCTAGAATTGTCCATTCTTCCCCTCCACTGAGACGCCGCAGACCTAGTTTCTGCGTAGCCTCGATGCCTGCGACTGCGAACGtggccggtggccgccgccacgccgtggGCAAGCTTCAGGGACCGTCACATATGGCATGCTGTTGGGCAAATCGGCGGGCCATGGTGCCACcgagctcgatcgccgccgTAATCGCGTGGGAACGGCTACTCCCGACCTCGCGCGCACCAGCTTGCCGGTGCATAACATGCCCAGCAGCCGGTCCGGCCCTTGAACTGCGACGGCCAAAGCACAGAACGGCGAGCCACGGCTGGGAGAGCGGGAGCGTCACAAGATGCAAGATGGCGCCGGAAGCGAGGTAtccaggaggaagaagatggagggTATGGCCAGGCAGCCAGAGCCCAGAggtggcgctccggcgagcagcggcgtcgAGCAGAGGCGGCGTTCCACGCGACCcgggggcggaggcgggcgCGGACGTTGTTTTAGTACCGATCAGGTGGatggtatttcaaataccgtccccTTGGATGCTTACGAGCCGTCCGATTAAACTTGTGTGGCCCAGATTAGACCCATGACGAGAAGCGCcttcctcctcgagctcggATGTCAAAGGCGGCCATGGTGATCCGCCGAGACTCACTGAAGAAGCGGAGGATGGCCGGCTTGGAGCTGGAGCAATGGTGGCGCGGCCTATACCTGATCTTGGAAATGCCTCGCGCTGGTTCCATGTCCATGGCGACCTCCGACCTCCGCATTCGCCCGTAAGCGAGCTCAAGCATATTAGGGATCGGATCCATGGCGACTGTTTCGACCGATCCGTGATAATTAAACCGACCGGTCCATGGATGATGAATCACCCCGTGCCTTTCGGCGTTCGCTGCTCGGCCAGTCAGCAGCAGTgtgcgtctctctctctctcggcctgCCGCCCACCGTCTGTGTCTGTCGCCGTCGACTGGTTTGCCAGAGCAGGTAAATCATCACCAAATAAAAAGGCGGTGCAGCGCACAAATTGTGGTGTCTGCTCGGGCAGCCTGGACGCGTTGGGCCACCTCCCCGCCCCGGGCGTCTCAGCTTGGTGCTgcagccgcgccggcgccgccgtggcagGGGTACGGTTTCCCGGCGGCACCGGAGGACTACCTGCACTGATGGTGGGATCAATCAATGCAAACAGCAATCTATATATCCTAACTATTTCTCTCTTGATGCAAGGTATCCACCTCATTCTCCATTAAGTGTCCCACTAACTTTCAACTAccttattaattataaaaaatattcatgtcatctctataatatgcaatacttttaatctttgattaactaaagtaaaatcatacacatacgctattttttcatcacatattcttctataatgtgatcaaatattctattggtgtttcttcttttagcttatcgatttttacgagattcaataaacaagaaaatatccatatgacctctactatgtgcaatacttttaatctttaatctattaatgTAAAGTCATATATATACTCTAtttttgcaatacttttaatctttaatctattaacgtaaagactcatatacatactctatttcttTGAACACCTATTCTttttataatgtgatcaaatattctattgatgtTACTTCTATTAGTTTATCGATTTCTACCCAATACTGAAAAAAACATGCAAGTAAAATTCATATAATCTATATAGCCTATATATATGACACCCACTAaagtcattaactctatttctcttaGCATACAAGTTATCCGCATCATATATGAACCCATTATATCAAATGTCACATCAATGTCCACTAGGGCcatctttttatatttttcatcgatttttttgtgaatgttgctatgcaatcatcttaatttttttactttcaaatttcatgttaaaattttatttaagaaatcccgcagcaacgcgcgggttTTTAAAAACACAGAGCGTGCCATGGAAGCACGCACAACCTTTTATTCACGTCATCGTCACGGTCTTATTCtcgtatatatatacatagcaCTACTAGTACGGAGTAGCTCCCTGTCAGGACTCAGCTGGATGGCAGCAGCCCTGGTGTGATATCATGCTGATGATGACCGTGACCGTTCACCTCGACCGTCCGATCCGAGCTCAAGCGTAGTACTGGCCGGTACACGAGTCGTAGCGCCTGCTCTCGCACGCGTCGTAGTGGCGaccgccgtggccgtggccgtgcagGTGCTGCTGCTCGCGATATTCGCCGCCGAGGTGCCCGTGGCACGACCCCTCGTGTCCGCCATGGccgacgtggtggtggtggctgccgcTGCGGCCGAGGTGGCCGTAGTGGCCCCTGCCGGCGCGCGCCACCTCGTCGATCTCCTCGTACTCCTTGCGGACGGCGTAGcgctcgccgccctcgccgtggtAGTACCCCGGCTCGGCGTGCGGCCTCCTCATCACGTCCTCCGCGCAGTAGCCCGACTCCGAGTAGTAAGCCATGGCAATGGTGTCACTACTTGAGTTGCAGTGAACAGCGCGgccaagtgtgtgtgtgtgtgtgtgtgtgtgtgtgtgtgtgtgtgtgtgtgtgtgtgtgtgtgtgtgtgtgtgtgtgtgtgtgtgtgtgtgtgtgtgtgtgtgttcactGTTCAGTACTGGTCTGTTCGATCTGCAATGCTGAGACCTGATCGATGGATGATGCAGGGGTACATGGACTGGGCCGGGGTTTTATAGTGTGCAAGCAGTTCATGCAGCATGATTGAGATACTGTAACGAATGCTGTGGTAAGGATCGGACGTGGCGCACGAGTGGAGCAGGGAACTTGTTCTGAAAGATGCGTGCGCGCTCACTGCTTTCTGCCGAGCAGTGCCACCTGCACGTTCGGATCGAAGATGGAAGAAAACTCGAGGCGAATTTTTACACAGACCGATGCCGAGGAATAATTTTTCTGAATGAGATAAAAAGCTTGAAGCTAGCTGTGGGTCGAAGCAGAGTGTAAATGGAATAACAAAAGGGCATGGATGGTAGGCAGATATCAAGATATGTCCAAGGGAaggggagttttttttttttttggttgcaaATGATAGGCATCCTGATGATGACCTGTTTACACTTGTTACTTCTCAGTTCAAACGGTTTTTCCAAGCGTGAATAATTGGATGCTTGTTTGGTTACCAAATGTTTCTGCAGTCTATTCTCTCTGCCTGGCTGCCATCTGTTGGGCAATTTGGAAGGCCCGAAACAAGATGTGTTTTGAAAACATAAAACTGAAGCATCCTATTACGATTTTGATTCACGCTTGTGCGCTTATTTCTTATTGGGCAGGACTTTACGGCTCGGAGCTCCAGGACAAGATCATGGAGGGAGTCAAGATCCTCCTCGCGTGTGCCCACAAGGTGTTGATGCAGCAGCCCCGCCCGATGATCTACCTACCTGCACCACAGGATGACCCTGCGGATGAAGAGGATGAAGCCTGAGCAGATCTCACCACTCTGATCGTCTACTTCTTCTTAGTGGCAGTCTGTTGATCCTCCCTTCTTTGTCTGAACTTGTAATAAATAGATTCAGCAGAACAGTAGGTGGTAACTCGTCTTGGGATCCCCAAGCTTGCGGGTGATTCGGTCTGTGGGCACGTCTGAGTTTTGAAAGTCAAAACTCGGGCGTGGTTCCCTTTCTGATATCTGGATCACCCTGCACTTCTCTTCCCCCTCATACTCTCCCGTGCTCCTCTAATTGTTTCGCTGTAAGAACCTGGGTATTTCCATTCTAGTAATGGAAATGGGGTGCGCCTCGTTTAAAAAAAACGCTTTTCCTCAGTTTATATTtgttggtagattttattatgTTTTATATTGTACTACTGTAGATATTTTATTTGACCAGAAGCAACaacagtttttttaaaaaaaataatgttaACATTTGTATGAGGAACAAGAACATgacaagaaaaaaacaaattgaCATAAGCATCGATTATAATCTGTTGATGACAAGTAGAAACCAAAAAGGACATATATAAACTGAATGAAGGAGCTGAGACCAGCTGGCAAATTATTACTGAATCCATAGTTTCCATGTGCAGGAATTATATTTTGTTTTATCATGAAGCATAATTGGTACTTATATCAGTATGGTTCAGGTTGAACAGATTTTGCTACAACTTTTTGTCCATTGGTTATTTAATTCTTTTCTTTTACTACAAGGCTCTCTATTTGGCTTTTGTTAATCCAGAATTTTGATCCATCATCGGTTCATAAAATGCATGAAGTTGCTATCTACTACTAACCTATATCCGATCAAAAAATGCATACCCAGAACTAGTTATGATCAcaatgacccccccccccccccctcccaacGGCCCTCATATAGTCATATGTATTGGAAACAAAAATAGCCATTTGCCCATTTCTCTACATATGGTCTTTCTCAGATGATGAGACATTTTTTATAAACAATAGTATGTTACAACCTACGTTATCTATAAACCTATCGATCTTCACAATTAACCAAAAGAATACTGGCTTGAACGCGCAGAGTTAATATTTTACTGATTTATCAACATTTATGTTCAGATAGGCGATCACTGTAAAAAAAACAATTGTTCACCTGCAGAAAAAAAACGTGTTCTTCTTTGCCCCCTTTTGAGTGTCATTTGGGTTTTGTGCAGTTGTGCTTCCATGCATCCTTCAAGCATTAGATCATGAGCTAGTGACGCCCTGACACTATAGCTCATTTGACGATAGTACTGGAACACAAGCAGGCATGTTCCTGCAAGGATGCGCAAACGCGAGTATAGCAGTATAGGTGTCATGCCTGGTACGGTGAATGATGCGCCACATGTACGGTACGTATAATCTTAGTATATATACCAATGTATTTAGATGCTCCTATTCACATCACAAACTGCGTGCGTGCCTGTACATAGTAAACGAGGAAGCTTCATTTATTTATTAGGTCACATGCATATAGCTTATTATTTTTCGTAGTTCGTACACAGCAGGCTGCGCGTGCACGTACACGGTACACGCACATATACCCGGCCGGATACACGACTTTTTATACTACTAGTATCATAATACACATAGGGAGCACACGCATACGTGACACGTATACGTGCCTGTGCCTGTGCCTCAGCCTCAGGTCCAGGTCCAGGTCTATATACGATGATCGTCGATGGGACCGGCCGGCGTGATCGAAGCCGGTCATCTCCTCAGTCGGCCCTGACGGCGAAGTTCTCCTTGCGCTCGTGGAACTCGCCGGTGCCGGTGTTGATGTCCTCCTCGAACTTGCTCTCGCGCGCCTCGAagtcaggggcggagccaggaagttgattttttcattattagggggtctaaccatacaaatttatataaaaaattaatcaaaatttaaatttctaatgTAAATTTGGGGACAGGGGGCGAGGCCCCTGTCCGacccctgtctccgcccctgctcgaagtggccgccggagccgtggccgtggtggcggcggccgtggccgccGGTGC contains:
- the LOC120709009 gene encoding urease accessory protein UreE-like, with the protein product MAYYSESGYCAEDVMRRPHAEPGYYHGEGGERYAVRKEYEEIDEVARAGRGHYGHLGRSGSHHHHVGHGGHEGSCHGHLGGEYREQQHLHGHGHGGRHYDACESRRYDSCTGQYYA